In uncultured Bacteroides sp., the following proteins share a genomic window:
- a CDS encoding alpha-L-fucosidase, giving the protein MKKIGFFVIGLLTLVPLIKMQAQQGFVHERSTEYDWPKEKEVLAKLDKWQDMKFGILFHWGLYSIPGIVESWSICSEDFDWIPRDSTIAYDDYKKSYYKLIEKFNPTDFNPDQWADVAKAAGMKYMIFTTKHHDGFNLFNTKQTNFSVMNSAFKNNPKADVAKYVFEAFRQKDFMIGAYFSKPDWHCEYYWWPRYATPTRNVNYNISNHPDRWKSFQKFTYNQIEELMSSYGKFDILWLDGGWVAAPKQDIKMDSIAKMARSHQHDLLIVDRTIHGKYENYQTPERSIPETQLDYPWESCIPLSPDWGWTPNAKFKSANTVIADLIEVTAKGGSLLLGVGPTPKGLIQPEVEVILRQIGQWLKVNGKGIYGTRITKNYKSNNVWFTASKDGENLYALYIPNEKENLAESIEWENNIPMKNSSIILLQTGKKVKWIQEGNKIKVHLSNKSKMNKEPLVFSYKLQK; this is encoded by the coding sequence ATGAAAAAAATAGGATTCTTTGTTATCGGGTTGCTAACACTAGTTCCCCTGATAAAAATGCAAGCACAACAAGGTTTTGTACACGAACGTTCAACAGAGTATGATTGGCCTAAAGAAAAGGAGGTTTTAGCTAAATTAGACAAATGGCAGGATATGAAATTTGGTATTCTGTTTCATTGGGGATTATATTCCATCCCGGGAATTGTGGAGTCCTGGTCTATTTGTTCGGAAGACTTTGACTGGATTCCAAGAGACAGTACCATTGCTTATGATGATTACAAAAAAAGTTATTATAAACTGATAGAGAAATTCAATCCTACTGATTTTAACCCAGATCAATGGGCAGATGTAGCCAAGGCAGCTGGAATGAAATACATGATTTTTACGACCAAGCATCATGATGGTTTCAATCTATTCAATACAAAGCAGACAAATTTCTCGGTTATGAACAGTGCTTTTAAGAATAATCCAAAGGCCGATGTGGCAAAATATGTCTTTGAAGCATTCCGACAGAAAGATTTTATGATTGGAGCCTATTTTTCTAAACCCGACTGGCATTGTGAATATTATTGGTGGCCAAGATATGCAACTCCCACCCGAAATGTGAATTATAATATAAGTAATCACCCCGATCGTTGGAAATCATTCCAGAAATTCACCTATAACCAGATAGAAGAGTTAATGAGCAGCTATGGAAAATTTGACATTCTATGGTTAGACGGCGGATGGGTAGCAGCACCCAAACAGGATATTAAGATGGACTCAATAGCTAAGATGGCCCGTTCTCATCAGCATGATCTGTTGATTGTTGATAGAACCATTCATGGTAAATATGAGAATTACCAAACTCCCGAGCGATCAATTCCGGAAACACAGTTAGACTATCCGTGGGAAAGTTGCATCCCGCTAAGTCCGGATTGGGGATGGACTCCAAATGCTAAATTCAAATCGGCAAATACAGTTATTGCCGACTTGATTGAAGTGACTGCAAAAGGCGGTAGTCTTTTGTTAGGTGTAGGTCCTACTCCAAAAGGCCTCATTCAGCCGGAAGTGGAAGTAATCCTTAGACAAATAGGACAATGGTTAAAAGTGAACGGCAAGGGTATCTACGGAACACGTATCACCAAAAATTATAAGAGCAATAATGTTTGGTTTACCGCAAGCAAAGATGGTGAAAATCTTTATGCACTTTATATTCCTAATGAAAAAGAGAATTTGGCGGAGAGCATCGAATGGGAAAATAATATTCCGATGAAAAACAGTTCGATAATTCTGCTGCAAACAGGGAAAAAAGTTAAATGGATACAGGAAGGAAATAAGATAAAAGTACACTTATCCAATAAATCAAAAATGAATAAAGAACCATTGGTCTTTTCTTATAAACTACAGAAATAA
- the lpxK gene encoding tetraacyldisaccharide 4'-kinase, protein MEENFIKIQKSLYPLSFLYGLGVSLRNKMFDWGILRSKSYDIPVICIGNITVGGTGKTPHTEYLIKLLKKEFKVAVLSRGYKRKSKGFVLATPISSANEIGDEPYQIKQKFPEIAVSVDKDRCHGIETLCDNKKESELGVILLDDAFQHRYVNPGMSILLVDFNRQICDDALLPAGRLREPLSGKNRANIVIVTKCPRLMKPMDFRIITKRLDLYPYQQLYFTSYKYGNLTPIFSGSNIRKRSLAQIEKNENILLLTGIASPKQLLQDLERYSSHITPLTFADHHDFTENDLKTLKETFDNLSGEKKIIITTEKDAARLTQFTNLDETIQKNIFALPIEVKFLLNQEDAFNQNIIEYVRKNKRNSKLSERENAY, encoded by the coding sequence ATGGAAGAAAATTTCATTAAGATACAAAAGAGTCTTTACCCACTCTCATTCCTTTATGGATTGGGAGTGAGTCTACGTAACAAAATGTTCGACTGGGGCATCTTACGTTCAAAGAGCTACGATATTCCAGTCATTTGTATAGGAAACATTACTGTAGGCGGTACAGGAAAGACTCCACATACTGAGTACTTAATAAAATTATTAAAAAAAGAATTTAAGGTAGCTGTACTAAGTCGCGGATACAAACGCAAATCAAAAGGCTTTGTTTTAGCTACACCAATCAGTTCTGCTAATGAGATAGGTGATGAGCCCTATCAAATAAAGCAAAAATTTCCTGAAATAGCTGTGTCTGTAGATAAAGACCGTTGTCACGGGATCGAAACACTATGCGATAATAAAAAAGAATCAGAACTGGGCGTTATTCTTTTAGATGATGCATTTCAGCACCGTTATGTAAATCCAGGTATGAGTATCTTGCTGGTTGATTTCAACAGACAAATCTGTGACGATGCTCTTCTTCCAGCAGGAAGATTACGAGAACCATTAAGCGGAAAGAATAGGGCAAACATTGTAATTGTAACAAAGTGTCCTAGACTAATGAAGCCAATGGACTTCCGGATAATAACCAAACGATTGGATCTATATCCCTATCAGCAATTATATTTCACTTCTTATAAGTATGGTAACCTGACACCAATCTTTTCTGGTTCCAATATAAGGAAAAGAAGCCTGGCACAAATTGAAAAGAATGAGAATATTTTATTGCTCACAGGAATAGCTTCTCCTAAACAATTGTTGCAGGATTTAGAGAGATATAGCTCTCACATCACACCTTTAACATTTGCTGATCATCATGACTTTACTGAAAACGATCTGAAAACACTAAAGGAAACATTTGATAATCTATCCGGAGAAAAGAAGATAATTATCACAACAGAGAAAGATGCAGCGCGCCTTACTCAGTTTACCAATTTAGACGAAACAATACAAAAGAATATATTCGCACTTCCTATAGAGGTAAAATTCCTGCTAAACCAAGAAGATGCATTTAACCAAAACATAATAGAATATGTTAGAAAAAATAAAAGAAACAGCAAACTTTCTGAAAGAGAGAATGCATACTAA
- a CDS encoding tRNA threonylcarbamoyladenosine dehydratase, giving the protein MGLERGLFKRTELLLGNDIMDRIANMRVIIFGVGGVGSWCAESLVRSGIKHLTIVDSDRICVTNINRQLMATTKTVGQVKVDVLKSRLLEINPTAEITALQQIYSAETSDSFHIESYDYIIDAIDSLENKVDLIRQSTKTDATFFSSMGAALKMDPMKIKTAEFWKVIGCPLAAALRRRIKKGEKLTKKFMCVYSEELLENKGANSSCGTENCLCPKTQEGPGDANLVNHEWCSKKARINGTLAHTTAIFGFTLAGLVMQDIYNKWGE; this is encoded by the coding sequence ATGGGATTAGAAAGAGGTCTTTTTAAACGGACAGAACTATTGTTAGGCAATGACATAATGGACAGAATTGCCAATATGCGGGTAATCATTTTTGGTGTAGGAGGTGTAGGTAGCTGGTGTGCTGAAAGTCTAGTCAGATCGGGCATAAAACATTTAACGATTGTTGATTCAGATCGTATTTGTGTTACCAATATCAATAGGCAGTTGATGGCTACTACCAAAACAGTAGGACAAGTTAAAGTAGATGTTCTTAAATCACGCCTTCTTGAAATAAATCCCACTGCTGAGATTACTGCCTTGCAACAAATCTATAGCGCCGAGACATCCGATTCATTCCACATTGAAAGCTATGATTATATCATAGATGCAATTGATAGTCTTGAAAACAAAGTAGATCTGATTCGTCAATCCACAAAAACAGACGCAACATTCTTCTCTTCCATGGGAGCTGCATTGAAAATGGATCCAATGAAAATCAAAACAGCAGAATTCTGGAAAGTTATTGGCTGTCCTCTTGCTGCGGCACTTCGTCGCAGAATTAAAAAGGGAGAAAAGCTCACAAAGAAATTCATGTGTGTTTACAGTGAAGAACTTTTGGAAAACAAAGGTGCTAATTCTTCCTGTGGAACAGAAAACTGCCTTTGTCCTAAAACCCAGGAAGGACCAGGTGATGCTAATCTGGTTAATCATGAATGGTGCAGTAAGAAAGCCAGAATAAACGGAACACTGGCACATACTACCGCAATATTTGGATTTACTCTTGCAGGATTAGTCATGCAAGACATTTATAATAAATGGGGAGAATAA
- a CDS encoding transposase, translated as METRPTTSRSLDAYYHINGDTFEKQYKEILSGYRRWNEYSHADEWLIFPENVGKRLCIDETSISDGELYTIVSNPEARGRKGSLVALVKGVSSNDVIDTLKLIPEDKRSVVEEVTMDLSNSMNLIIRRCFPKAKRTIDRFHVQKLACDALQEMRIAHRWDAIQADTDAKEEAKEKGEDYQPTTFANGDTQKQLLARSRYLLFKSMDKWTESQKERAAILFDIYPDIKEAYSLTHSLRMIFNRNTLKDAARMSLARWYDKVDNSGFKSFNVIAGTLYEHYDEVLNFFTNRATNAFAESFNAKIKQFRAQLRGVIDIKFFFFRLTKLYA; from the coding sequence ATGGAGACCAGACCTACGACCTCCCGTTCGCTTGATGCTTATTATCATATAAACGGTGATACGTTTGAAAAACAGTATAAAGAAATCCTAAGTGGCTATCGTCGATGGAATGAATATTCTCATGCGGATGAGTGGCTTATATTCCCAGAGAATGTTGGTAAACGACTTTGCATTGATGAGACATCCATAAGTGACGGCGAGCTTTATACCATAGTCTCCAACCCAGAAGCACGTGGAAGAAAAGGGTCGCTGGTAGCTTTGGTTAAAGGTGTTTCCTCAAATGATGTAATTGATACTTTAAAACTCATACCTGAGGATAAACGATCTGTCGTAGAAGAAGTTACAATGGACTTATCCAATAGCATGAATCTTATAATCCGAAGATGTTTCCCAAAAGCCAAGCGTACAATTGATCGTTTCCATGTTCAAAAGTTGGCATGTGATGCATTGCAGGAAATGAGAATAGCACACCGTTGGGATGCCATTCAAGCCGATACGGATGCAAAAGAAGAAGCTAAGGAAAAAGGAGAAGATTATCAACCTACCACATTTGCAAACGGTGATACGCAAAAACAATTGTTGGCAAGGAGTCGATACTTACTGTTCAAATCCATGGACAAATGGACGGAAAGCCAAAAAGAAAGAGCGGCAATATTGTTTGATATCTACCCCGATATAAAAGAAGCTTATTCTCTAACGCACTCACTGAGAATGATATTCAACAGGAACACGCTAAAGGATGCAGCCAGGATGTCACTTGCACGTTGGTATGACAAAGTCGACAACTCCGGCTTTAAAAGTTTTAATGTCATAGCAGGAACATTGTACGAACATTACGACGAGGTATTGAACTTCTTTACAAACAGGGCTACCAATGCGTTTGCTGAATCTTTTAATGCAAAGATCAAACAATTTAGGGCACAGCTTAGAGGAGTGATTGATATAAAGTTTTTCTTCTTTAGATTAACTAAACTTTATGCGTAG
- a CDS encoding purine-nucleoside phosphorylase, whose protein sequence is MLEKIKETANFLKERMHTNPETAIILGTGLGNLANEITEKYEIKYQDIPNFPVSTVEGHSGKLIFGKLGNKDIMAMQGRFHYYEGYSMKEVTFPVRVMKELGIKTLFVSNASGGTNASFEIGDLMIITDHINYFPEHPLRGKNLYGDRFPDMSEAYSKDLINKALVIAEEKGIKVQQGVYIGTQGPTFETPAEYKLFHILGADAVGMSTVPEVIVANHAGIRCFGISIITDLGVEGKIVEVSHEDVQKAADAAQPKMTTIMRELINRA, encoded by the coding sequence ATGTTAGAAAAAATAAAAGAAACAGCAAACTTTCTGAAAGAGAGAATGCATACTAATCCAGAGACAGCAATTATATTAGGAACAGGATTGGGAAATCTGGCAAATGAAATTACAGAAAAATACGAAATCAAATATCAGGATATTCCAAACTTTCCTGTATCTACAGTTGAAGGACATAGCGGAAAACTAATTTTCGGAAAACTTGGCAACAAAGATATTATGGCTATGCAAGGCCGTTTTCACTACTACGAAGGTTACTCCATGAAAGAAGTTACTTTCCCTGTAAGAGTAATGAAAGAATTAGGTATCAAAACATTATTTGTATCCAATGCCAGCGGCGGAACAAATGCGTCATTTGAGATTGGTGATTTAATGATTATAACAGATCATATCAACTATTTCCCAGAGCATCCTCTCCGTGGCAAAAACCTCTATGGAGACCGCTTTCCCGATATGAGTGAAGCTTATTCCAAAGACCTTATCAATAAAGCGCTAGTTATTGCTGAAGAAAAAGGAATTAAGGTTCAGCAAGGAGTATATATCGGCACACAAGGACCTACATTTGAAACTCCTGCAGAATATAAGTTATTTCATATCTTAGGAGCTGATGCAGTAGGAATGTCAACTGTTCCGGAAGTAATAGTAGCCAACCATGCCGGAATTAGATGCTTTGGTATCTCAATCATCACCGATCTGGGTGTTGAAGGCAAAATTGTAGAAGTTTCTCATGAAGACGTACAAAAAGCTGCTGATGCCGCACAACCAAAGATGACAACTATCATGCGTGAATTAATTAACCGCGCATAA
- the sppA gene encoding signal peptide peptidase SppA, with protein MKDFLKFTLATVVGIILSSIVIFFIGAIILFGTIASSETEVKVKPNSVMFLDLNGTLEERTEDNPFKKFIGEDFSTYGLDDILSSIKKAKENENIKGIYIQAKTLGASYASLQEIRDALVDFKKSGKFIVAYSDNYTQKLYYLSSVADKVLLNPKGIIEWKGLAAEPMFYKDLLKKIGVEMQIFRVGTYKSAVEPFIATEMSPANREQVSEYIGSIWNQILTDVSTSRKLSKDSLNAYADKMIMFYPSEQSVKCGLADTLIYKSGVRDYLKKLAKTDKDNDLAVLNLEDMVNVKRNVPKDKSGNAIAVYYAFGSIDESSEDGIVSEKVIKDLRELRENKDIKAVVLRVNSPGGSAFGSEQIWNEVKALKKEKTVVVSMGDYAASGGYYISCVADCIVAEPTTLTGSIGIFGMFPNMKGLTDKVGLSFDVVKTNKFSDLGALGRGLNTDEQALIQMTINNGYDTFLSRCAEGRKMSKAKIAKIAEGRVWTGEKAKKIGLVDELGGINKAIEIAAKKAKLKEYSVLSYPEKKDFFSSIFKEKPTHYIESRLMESNFGEFYKGFGMIKDVQKLDNVQARVPFDINIK; from the coding sequence ATGAAAGATTTCCTAAAATTTACGCTTGCCACCGTAGTTGGGATTATACTGTCAAGCATTGTTATATTTTTTATCGGTGCTATCATATTATTTGGAACAATAGCTTCGTCTGAAACAGAAGTAAAAGTTAAACCAAATTCTGTAATGTTTCTCGATCTTAATGGAACGTTGGAAGAGCGAACAGAAGATAATCCGTTCAAAAAGTTCATTGGAGAAGATTTTTCCACCTATGGATTAGATGATATTCTCTCCTCAATAAAAAAAGCTAAGGAGAATGAAAACATTAAAGGTATTTATATACAGGCAAAAACACTAGGAGCATCTTATGCATCTTTGCAAGAAATAAGAGATGCACTGGTAGACTTTAAGAAAAGTGGTAAATTTATTGTTGCCTACAGCGATAACTACACTCAGAAATTATACTATTTATCAAGTGTAGCAGATAAAGTGCTTCTTAACCCTAAAGGTATTATTGAATGGAAAGGTTTAGCAGCTGAACCTATGTTCTATAAAGACTTACTAAAGAAAATTGGCGTTGAAATGCAAATTTTCAGAGTTGGAACCTATAAATCGGCAGTAGAACCTTTCATTGCAACAGAAATGAGTCCGGCCAATAGAGAACAAGTTTCTGAATACATTGGCTCTATCTGGAATCAGATATTGACAGATGTCTCCACCTCCCGTAAATTATCCAAAGATTCGCTGAATGCCTATGCAGATAAAATGATCATGTTTTATCCATCAGAACAATCAGTAAAATGTGGTTTGGCCGATACTCTAATCTATAAAAGTGGAGTCAGAGATTACCTGAAGAAATTAGCCAAGACTGACAAGGACAATGATTTGGCTGTTTTGAATCTGGAAGACATGGTTAATGTAAAACGAAATGTTCCTAAAGATAAAAGCGGTAACGCAATTGCCGTTTATTATGCATTCGGATCCATAGATGAATCATCAGAAGATGGCATTGTTTCTGAAAAAGTGATCAAAGACCTACGCGAATTACGTGAAAACAAAGATATTAAAGCGGTTGTATTACGCGTCAACTCTCCAGGAGGAAGCGCATTTGGTTCGGAGCAAATCTGGAATGAAGTAAAAGCACTGAAAAAAGAAAAAACAGTTGTTGTTTCTATGGGAGACTATGCTGCATCAGGCGGTTACTACATTTCTTGCGTTGCTGATTGTATTGTTGCAGAGCCAACAACATTAACTGGTTCTATCGGAATTTTTGGAATGTTTCCTAACATGAAAGGCCTGACAGATAAAGTAGGACTTAGTTTTGATGTAGTAAAAACTAATAAATTTTCAGACCTTGGTGCGCTGGGTCGTGGATTGAACACAGATGAACAAGCTTTGATTCAAATGACCATCAATAATGGATATGATACATTCCTATCCAGATGTGCAGAAGGAAGAAAGATGAGCAAAGCCAAAATTGCTAAAATAGCAGAAGGGCGAGTATGGACTGGAGAAAAAGCTAAAAAAATAGGATTGGTAGACGAACTGGGAGGCATTAACAAAGCAATCGAAATAGCTGCCAAGAAAGCTAAATTAAAAGAGTACTCCGTGCTCTCATATCCTGAAAAGAAAGATTTCTTTTCTAGCATTTTTAAAGAGAAACCAACTCACTACATTGAATCCAGATTAATGGAATCTAATTTTGGTGAGTTCTATAAAGGATTTGGCATGATAAAAGATGTACAGAAGTTAGACAATGTACAAGCTAGAGTTCCTTTTGATATCAATATCAAATAA
- a CDS encoding glycoside hydrolase family 3 N-terminal domain-containing protein yields the protein MNKHFITVCCSVFIAFQLNAQPLYKNPKALVKDRISNLLSLMNLNEKIGQLCCPLGWEMYTKTKDGVTVSDLFKAQMKERPIGSFWATLRADPWTKKTLLTGLTPKQAAEAINALQKYAMKETRLGIPIFFAEECAHGHMGIGTTVFPTSIGQASTWDEELMEEMGKTIALECKLQGGNIGYGPILDVAREPRWSRMEETFGEDPVLTGTMGSAFVRGLQAKSQNGKVQFYSTLKHFASYGIPLGGHNGGRAQIGTRELFSDFLPPFKMAVKAGAETIMTSYNSIDGIPCTANSFLLKNILRNDWGFNGFVFSDLGSIEGICGSHHVAANIKEAAVMSLQAGVDVDLGGNAYGKNLEKAIQENLISIADIDSAVSHILRLKFEAGLFDNPYVTPAEAAKIVRCEKHKSIAKNVAKESIVLLKNDKLLPLDKSIKRIAVIGPNADNIYNQLGDYTAPQERSNIKTVLDGIRSIVSSQTKVNYVKGCAIRDTVQSDIGAAVKAATESDVVVLVLGGSSARDFSTEYKETGAATVSNKKEILSDMESGEGYDRSSLDLLGDQEKLLQAIVKTGKPLVVIYIQGRPLNMNTASEKANALLTAWYPGQEGGTAIAEVLFGDYNPAGRLPVSVPRSVGQLPIYYSLGNQNAYVEGTSAPLYSFGYGLSYTTFEYSNMNIEQIGKDSFNVSCQIKNSGSREGDEIVQLYLKDDVSSVVTPEIQLKKFKRIHLNKGETKKVELVLTRDDLSLYNQRMEYVAEPGTFTVMIGSACNNILLKDKFELKQ from the coding sequence ATGAATAAACATTTCATAACTGTATGCTGTTCAGTGTTTATAGCTTTTCAGCTTAATGCACAGCCATTATATAAAAATCCGAAGGCACTGGTAAAAGATAGAATTAGTAATCTACTTTCGTTGATGAACCTGAATGAGAAGATCGGCCAGCTTTGTTGCCCGCTCGGTTGGGAAATGTACACTAAAACAAAGGATGGCGTAACTGTTTCAGATCTCTTCAAGGCTCAGATGAAAGAAAGGCCGATTGGTTCATTCTGGGCAACATTGAGGGCAGATCCATGGACAAAAAAAACATTGTTAACAGGACTTACCCCAAAACAGGCAGCAGAAGCCATAAATGCACTGCAAAAATATGCAATGAAGGAGACCAGACTCGGTATACCCATTTTTTTTGCTGAGGAGTGCGCTCATGGACATATGGGCATAGGAACAACAGTATTTCCAACCTCTATCGGTCAGGCAAGCACCTGGGATGAAGAGTTAATGGAAGAAATGGGGAAAACCATTGCCTTGGAATGCAAATTACAAGGAGGAAATATCGGATATGGTCCTATACTGGATGTAGCTCGTGAACCTCGCTGGTCAAGAATGGAAGAAACCTTCGGAGAAGATCCTGTTCTCACCGGAACAATGGGAAGTGCTTTTGTCAGAGGATTACAAGCAAAAAGTCAAAACGGGAAGGTTCAGTTCTACTCCACATTAAAACATTTTGCAAGTTACGGCATTCCATTAGGAGGACATAACGGCGGTCGGGCACAGATTGGTACCCGCGAACTGTTTTCCGACTTCCTTCCACCATTCAAGATGGCAGTAAAAGCAGGTGCAGAAACCATAATGACATCTTACAACTCCATCGATGGAATTCCCTGCACCGCCAATAGTTTTCTTCTAAAGAATATTCTGAGAAATGATTGGGGATTCAACGGTTTTGTATTCTCTGATCTTGGTAGTATCGAGGGTATTTGTGGTTCTCATCATGTAGCAGCTAATATAAAGGAAGCAGCTGTAATGTCTCTGCAAGCTGGAGTGGATGTCGACTTAGGCGGGAATGCTTATGGAAAGAACCTCGAGAAGGCTATTCAGGAGAATCTGATATCCATAGCTGATATTGACAGTGCTGTAAGCCACATCCTGAGATTAAAATTTGAAGCAGGATTGTTTGACAATCCGTATGTAACTCCTGCAGAAGCAGCTAAGATTGTTCGTTGTGAGAAGCACAAATCTATAGCCAAAAATGTAGCTAAAGAAAGCATCGTTCTCTTAAAGAATGACAAGCTTTTACCATTAGATAAATCAATAAAAAGGATAGCAGTGATCGGCCCAAATGCTGATAACATCTATAATCAGTTGGGTGATTATACTGCACCGCAAGAAAGAAGCAATATCAAAACAGTATTAGATGGTATAAGAAGCATTGTTTCATCTCAAACAAAGGTAAATTACGTAAAAGGATGTGCAATTCGGGATACTGTTCAAAGTGATATTGGTGCAGCAGTAAAAGCTGCTACAGAATCAGATGTGGTTGTACTGGTACTTGGAGGCTCAAGCGCCCGTGATTTTTCAACGGAATACAAAGAGACCGGAGCTGCAACTGTATCTAACAAAAAAGAAATACTATCCGATATGGAATCGGGTGAAGGATATGATCGTTCTTCGCTTGATTTATTGGGAGACCAGGAAAAACTTCTTCAAGCTATTGTAAAAACAGGAAAGCCGTTAGTAGTAATCTATATACAAGGACGCCCTTTGAATATGAATACCGCTTCCGAGAAAGCAAATGCGCTGCTCACGGCATGGTATCCCGGTCAGGAAGGTGGAACAGCTATTGCGGAAGTACTGTTCGGCGATTACAATCCCGCCGGACGACTACCCGTTTCTGTTCCAAGATCAGTGGGTCAGTTACCCATATATTATTCGCTTGGAAACCAGAACGCATATGTTGAAGGAACCAGTGCCCCACTCTACAGCTTTGGCTATGGCTTAAGTTATACCACTTTTGAATATTCAAATATGAATATAGAACAAATAGGGAAAGACTCATTCAATGTATCCTGCCAGATAAAAAACAGTGGTAGTCGTGAAGGAGATGAAATTGTTCAACTTTACCTCAAAGATGATGTAAGTTCTGTTGTTACTCCTGAAATTCAATTAAAGAAGTTCAAACGGATTCATCTGAATAAAGGTGAGACAAAAAAGGTGGAACTAGTGCTTACAAGAGACGATCTTTCACTATATAATCAACGGATGGAGTACGTGGCAGAGCCAGGAACATTTACAGTGATGATTGGATCGGCATGCAACAACATTCTATTAAAGGACAAATTTGAACTAAAGCAGTAA
- the thiL gene encoding thiamine-phosphate kinase, whose protein sequence is MQERKRTEIATLGEFGLIKHLTEDIEIKNESTVYGVGDDAAVLTYPDKQVLVTTDLLMEGVHFDLTYVPLKHLGYKAAIVNISDIYAMNGSPKQMIISVALSKRFSIEDMEDFYAGLRIACEEHNVDIVGGDTSSSLTGLAISITCIGEADKEKVVYRHGAKETDIICVSGDLGAAYMGLQLLEREKSVLKGDKEMQPDFAGKEYLLERQLKPEARKDVIAKLAELNILPTSMMDISDGLSSELMHICTQSNVGCRVYEEHIPIDYQTAVMAEEFNMNLTTCALNGGEDYELLFTVPISEHEKISEIEGIKMIGHITKKDLGCALITRDGQEFELKAQGWNSLAKKDN, encoded by the coding sequence ATGCAAGAAAGAAAAAGAACAGAGATTGCAACATTAGGAGAGTTTGGTCTTATCAAACATTTAACAGAGGATATCGAGATAAAAAACGAATCCACTGTATATGGTGTAGGTGATGATGCCGCTGTACTGACCTACCCTGACAAACAAGTTTTAGTTACTACTGATTTATTAATGGAAGGTGTTCATTTCGACCTGACTTACGTTCCATTGAAACATTTAGGGTATAAAGCCGCCATAGTCAATATTTCTGATATTTACGCAATGAATGGTAGCCCCAAACAAATGATTATATCTGTAGCTCTCTCAAAACGGTTTAGCATTGAAGATATGGAAGATTTCTATGCAGGGTTGAGAATAGCTTGTGAAGAGCATAATGTTGATATTGTAGGCGGAGACACCTCTTCCTCACTAACTGGACTTGCCATAAGCATTACCTGCATTGGAGAAGCAGATAAAGAAAAAGTAGTATATCGCCATGGAGCTAAAGAGACTGATATTATCTGTGTAAGCGGTGATCTGGGAGCTGCATATATGGGACTTCAGTTATTAGAAAGAGAAAAATCCGTATTAAAAGGTGACAAAGAGATGCAACCCGACTTTGCAGGAAAAGAATACCTGCTTGAACGTCAGTTAAAGCCAGAAGCTCGTAAAGATGTCATCGCTAAATTAGCTGAGCTGAATATTCTCCCTACATCTATGATGGATATTTCCGATGGTCTTTCCTCTGAACTTATGCATATTTGCACACAAAGCAATGTAGGCTGCCGAGTTTATGAAGAGCATATTCCTATTGATTATCAAACAGCAGTTATGGCCGAAGAGTTCAATATGAATCTTACTACTTGTGCACTTAACGGAGGTGAAGATTACGAGCTTCTTTTCACCGTTCCTATTTCAGAGCATGAAAAGATCTCGGAAATTGAAGGAATAAAAATGATAGGACACATCACAAAAAAAGATTTAGGATGTGCATTAATCACAAGAGATGGACAAGAATTTGAATTAAAAGCACAAGGATGGAATTCTTTAGCAAAAAAGGATAACTAA